The Gammaproteobacteria bacterium nucleotide sequence CGGACCGCCCTACCTGGAGATCACCCCCCAGATCGTCTATCGCTATGGCGAGGGTCGACCGCGCAGTCTCGAAGAGATCGAAGGCTCTTCGCTTGGCGTGATCAGCGGCTCGAGCCACGAAGAATCGCTCGCCAGGGTGTACGACGACACCAGCTGGGTCCAGCGCTTTGATGTCGGCGCCGAGGAACTGCTGGCCAAGGTGGCCAGCAAGGAACTCGAATATGCCGTGGCCGACTCCGTCGAGATCGCGCTTGGCCAGCGCTATTACCCCGAGCTGCGGGCCGCACTGGATCTCGCCGAGCCCGAGCCGCTGGCCTGGGCCTTCCAGCGCGGTCCTGACGACAGTCTCTATCGCGAGGCCGTCATCTTCCTTGAAACGCTGCAGGGCAGCGGCCAGCTGGCCCAGGTGATCGACCGGCACTATGGCAACACCGATCGCTTCGATTACGTCGGCACGCGAATCTTCATGCGGCACATCGACTCGCGCCTGCCTGCCTATCGCGAGACCTTCGAAGAGGCGGCCCTGCTGGCTGGCGTGGACTGGCGACTCCTCGCCGCCATCGGCTACCAGGAATCACACTGGGACCCGGATGCCGTTTCGCCGACTGGCGTCCGCGGCATCATGATGCTGACACGGAACACTGCGCGCCATGTGGGCATCGACAATCGGCGTGATGCCGAGGAGTCCATCCTCGGCGGCGCCCGCTATTTCGACCGGGTCAAGGACAAGATTCCGGATCGCATCGAGGAACCGGATCGCACGTGGCTGGCGCTGGCCGCCTACAACGTCGGCTTCGGCCATCTCGAGGATGCCCGCATCCTGACGGAAGCGGCTGGTGATGATCCGGACAAGTGGATCGACGTGCGCGAATACCTTCCCCTGTTGAGCCAGAAGAAGTGGTACAGCCGGACAAAGCACGGCTATGCACGCGGCCGCGAACCGGTGTTGTATGTCGAGAACATCCGGAGCTACTACGACATCCTGGTGTGGATCACCAACCAGGAAGACCAGGTCACCAGCGCCACCGAATCACTGTAGACCTCAGCGTCGGTTTCTGAAGAATTCCTGCAACAAGGCCGCGCTTTCCTCGGCCAGCACGCCGCCTGTCACCTCGAGACGATGATTCAGCCGCTGGTCACGCGGAATGTCATACACGCTGCCGGCCGCG carries:
- the mltF gene encoding membrane-bound lytic murein transglycosylase MltF → MRVLTIIILALLLGTCQPPPSLLEQVKARGELRVVSRNSPTTFYLGAEGPAGLEYDLASQFATHLGVNLNMYAPENFSEVLPAVRRGEAHIAAAGLSITRTRKADFWFGPPYLEITPQIVYRYGEGRPRSLEEIEGSSLGVISGSSHEESLARVYDDTSWVQRFDVGAEELLAKVASKELEYAVADSVEIALGQRYYPELRAALDLAEPEPLAWAFQRGPDDSLYREAVIFLETLQGSGQLAQVIDRHYGNTDRFDYVGTRIFMRHIDSRLPAYRETFEEAALLAGVDWRLLAAIGYQESHWDPDAVSPTGVRGIMMLTRNTARHVGIDNRRDAEESILGGARYFDRVKDKIPDRIEEPDRTWLALAAYNVGFGHLEDARILTEAAGDDPDKWIDVREYLPLLSQKKWYSRTKHGYARGREPVLYVENIRSYYDILVWITNQEDQVTSATESL